The Aquidulcibacter paucihalophilus genomic interval CTCAAGGAGGTGTTCGGGGTCACCGTGGATCACCCCGATTTCCGGACCCTGCAGCTTCTCGACGAGTTGCCGTCGCTGGATCCATTTCTTTTGCGGGAACAGCTGAGCCGGGCCGGCATCGTGCCGGCACCCTGCTACTTCGCCATCAGCGATGCCGACATGCAGAAGATGCTGAGTTTCGTCCAGGGCGAGATCGAACCCCTGGTCCAGCTCAGTCTCGGCGGGACCAAGGCCTCGACCGGTGCCGTTGCCCGGATGGCCGCCAAGATCCTCTCCAATGCGCCGGGTGACCGGATGGTCGGCCTGGGCGAGGTTCTGAGGCTCAGCCCGGAGCAGTATGAGGAGGGCATCTTCTGCTGGAAGGGGTTCCTCTACTTCAAATGGACGCTCGGCAGCATGGCGGAGGATGTCGCCGGCGTGTTGTCCAAGGTCGCCAGCATCAAGCCGGTCGGGTCCATGGATGGTGACGCCCGGGAATATATCGCCCGCAGCCGCGAGGTGGTCAGCGGACAGATCAAGCGGGCGCGGGCAGAGACCCGCCAGACGATGAAAATCTATGACGAGGCCTATGCGGGTCTGACGGAGAACGGCAATCCATTGATCTTCCGGGACTTCCTGCTCAAGGCGCCCGCGCTGTTCGCGCGCCTGGGCGAGCAGCTCGGTGCCATCCAGCACGTCGTCAGCTTCTGGAATTTCCGCTTCCGGCCGAGGGCCCCGGCACCGAGCCCGTCCGAGCTGATCGACATCTTCATGGATTTCGAAACCAGCCTCAGGGGCCGGTCTGAAGAGGTCTGACCGACGGCGCGGGAACCGTCGGTGTCCGGGGGGGGGGCGTGCTACGTCGCCCCTCGCGTGTCCGGGTCCTCGGCTTGGCACCGAGTTTGGGGATTTCTGCGGGTGTCGCCGGGGGCAGGTTCCGGAGAACGCCGGTATCAACTTACCTCGTGCGGGCCTTGTCGCTAAATTAAGAATTGGGTTCCAATAGCTAAGCTTCCGGTCCAGGCCAGAGGGGCACTGATGTTTGGAATGATCCACAAGTCGGCACGAGCCATGGTGCTCGAGCAGTTCGGACCGGCCGCCTGGGATCAGATCCTTCAGTCCGCCAAGCTTGATGATGGAGACTTCGTCAGCGCCCAACCCTATCCCGATGAGACGACCTTCAGGCTGATTGGTGCGGCGGCCGCCACGGCGGGCCTCACGGTTGACCAGACGCTGCAGGCTTTCGGCCATCACTGGGTCAAGGCCGCCGACCAGGGGCTCTATTCCAACGTCATGGCGATCCTCGGCGGATCTCTTCTGGAAGCCCTGACAAACCTCGACCGGATGCACGCGAGTATCCAGATCGCCCTGCCGGATGCCCAGCTTCCGCAATTCGTGGTCGTCTCCCAGGATGAGCGGTCGATTCATCTGGCCTATTACTCCAAGCGGGAGGGCCTTGAGAGCTTTGTCTCCGGCCTGCTTGAAGGCCTGCTGATCCGGTTCAACCAGCCGGGATCCGTCGTCTTCTCCGGGATGGACGGCGCGGCCAGGCTTTTCACCGTGACGTTTGATCCGCCGGTGGAAGAATAGCGATGGATGTGGTTCTGGCCGGCGGGGATTTTGAAAACTTCTTCCCCTGCTATCTGGTGACCGACGAGGCGTTCGCCATTCAGGGCGTCGGCCGATCCATCTCGAGATTTCTGCCCGACCTGCTTCCCGGCGATCGACTGGACAGATGGTTCATCTTTGACCGCCCCGTTGCGACCCCGGACGCGCGCACCCTGGTGCGCGACCAGACTCCGGTCCAGATCAGGTCGATCGACGGCCGGCTTCAACTGTCGGGCTGCGTGGTCGAACAGGCGTTCGGCTTTGTATTCTGTTTGAGCCACTCCCCGGGGCGGGCCGCAGCCTGGGGCGAGCTCGGCCTGACGGTGAGGGATTTTTCCATAGCCGATCAGTCCCTGGCCGTCGGCACGGCGATCAGCCTGCAGAAGACCTTGATGGCCGAGTTGCAGGAAACGATTGAAAACCTGCGGCGTGCCCGGGACGAGGCGACGGCCGCCAGCCTTGCCAAGTCGACCTTCCTGTCGGTCATGAGTCACGAGATCCGCACGCCGCTGAATGGTATCCTTGGCATGACCCAGGTCATGATCCGCGACACGTCGGAAGAGCAGACCCTCTCCAGGCTCGACATCGTGCAGCAGTCCGGTGAGGGCCTGCTCGCCATCCTCAACGATTTGCTGGACCTGTCTCGTATCGAGGCGGGGAAAATCGAGCTGGAGTCGATCCCCTTCGACATGGGCGAGGTGTTGAGCGGGGCCCACTCGGCCTTCACCGCCCTGGCCAACAAGAAGGGATTGTCCATGCGCCTCGACATCGAGGCGATCCAGGGCCGGTACATCGGCGACCCGACCCGCATCCGGCAAATCGTCTATAATCTCGTCTCGAACGCCCTGAAGTTCACCGAATCCGGAAGCGTGGAGATCAGGGCGCATTCGATCGAGGGGGGACTCGAGATCGTGGTCACCGATACAGGTATCGGTATCGCTCCTGACAAATTGTTGGAAATCTTCCGCGAATTCAATCAGGCGGACACTTCGATCAACCGACGCTTCGGTGGAACAGGCCTTGGCCTGTCCATCGCCCGCGATCTTGCCGCCCTGATGGGGGGCTCGATCAGGGTGGAAAGCCAGCCGGGAGAAGGCTCCCGATTCACGGTCAGGCTTCAGGTTGTCCGCACGGGCGACCCGGAACCCGTGACCGAGCCTGTTGAGGACGCACAATCCGAGACCTTCTCGCTGGGCAGCCTGCGTGTGCTCGCGGCCGAGGACAATGACGTCAACCAGCTCGTTCTCCGGACGATCCTTGAGCAGTTCGGCGTCACCGCGACGGTCGTCAAAAATGGTCGCGAGGCCGTGGATGCCTGGGCCAGACAGCCCTGGGACGTCATCCTGATGGATATCCAGATGCCGGTGATGGGCGGGGTGGAGGCCACCCGGCTCATCCGGATGCAGGAGGCCGAGACCCGGCGTAGTGCGACGCCCATTGTCGCTTTGACGGCGAACACCATGACC includes:
- a CDS encoding heme NO-binding domain-containing protein; translated protein: MIHKSARAMVLEQFGPAAWDQILQSAKLDDGDFVSAQPYPDETTFRLIGAAAATAGLTVDQTLQAFGHHWVKAADQGLYSNVMAILGGSLLEALTNLDRMHASIQIALPDAQLPQFVVVSQDERSIHLAYYSKREGLESFVSGLLEGLLIRFNQPGSVVFSGMDGAARLFTVTFDPPVEE
- a CDS encoding ATP-binding protein, with the protein product MDVVLAGGDFENFFPCYLVTDEAFAIQGVGRSISRFLPDLLPGDRLDRWFIFDRPVATPDARTLVRDQTPVQIRSIDGRLQLSGCVVEQAFGFVFCLSHSPGRAAAWGELGLTVRDFSIADQSLAVGTAISLQKTLMAELQETIENLRRARDEATAASLAKSTFLSVMSHEIRTPLNGILGMTQVMIRDTSEEQTLSRLDIVQQSGEGLLAILNDLLDLSRIEAGKIELESIPFDMGEVLSGAHSAFTALANKKGLSMRLDIEAIQGRYIGDPTRIRQIVYNLVSNALKFTESGSVEIRAHSIEGGLEIVVTDTGIGIAPDKLLEIFREFNQADTSINRRFGGTGLGLSIARDLAALMGGSIRVESQPGEGSRFTVRLQVVRTGDPEPVTEPVEDAQSETFSLGSLRVLAAEDNDVNQLVLRTILEQFGVTATVVKNGREAVDAWARQPWDVILMDIQMPVMGGVEATRLIRMQEAETRRSATPIVALTANTMTHQLPEYEAAGFSGLVAKPIQVGLLMQALLDTAAASGADAVA